The following are from one region of the Anaeropeptidivorans aminofermentans genome:
- a CDS encoding Glu/Leu/Phe/Val family dehydrogenase, translating to MEKVYNPYEDLLTIIDSVAGMLGYEESDYSVIRYPERELKVSVPVEMDDGTIKVFEGYRVHYSTLRGPAKGGIRYHQDVNAEEVKALAGWMAFKCAVVNVPYGGGKGGVKVDPTKLSQKEINRLTRRYTAMILPIIGPEIDIPAPDVGTNADVMAVIMDTYSMFKGHSVPGVVTGKPIQLGGSLGRTEATGRGVMIATREILKKLHMEPKGTPTVIQGMGNVGSQTARLLNELGLKIIAVSDVSTGIYKEDGLNIPEILDFLSVRGTLLKDYKGEGIKFISNKELLELETVVLIPAALENQINEANANDIKAKIIVEAANGPVAVSADPILKDRGILVVPDILANSGGVVVSYFEWVQNIQSLAWEVENVNAELEKVMVKAFEEVYAKSLEKNTTLRNSAYMVALERIVNAKKVRGIFP from the coding sequence ATGGAAAAAGTTTATAATCCTTATGAGGACTTGCTTACGATCATCGACAGCGTTGCCGGCATGCTCGGCTATGAGGAAAGCGATTACAGCGTAATCCGTTATCCTGAAAGAGAGCTTAAGGTATCTGTTCCCGTTGAGATGGACGATGGTACGATTAAGGTATTTGAAGGCTACAGGGTTCATTATTCTACACTCAGAGGTCCTGCTAAAGGCGGTATCAGATACCATCAGGACGTTAATGCGGAAGAAGTTAAGGCTCTTGCCGGTTGGATGGCATTTAAATGTGCCGTTGTTAATGTTCCTTACGGCGGCGGAAAGGGCGGCGTTAAAGTTGACCCTACAAAATTGTCACAGAAGGAAATCAATAGACTTACACGCCGTTACACAGCAATGATCCTTCCTATTATAGGACCGGAGATAGATATTCCTGCGCCAGACGTTGGAACAAACGCAGACGTTATGGCTGTTATCATGGATACATATTCAATGTTTAAAGGCCACAGTGTTCCAGGCGTAGTTACTGGAAAGCCTATTCAGCTTGGCGGTTCTCTCGGCAGAACAGAAGCTACAGGCCGCGGCGTTATGATTGCCACAAGAGAAATTCTTAAGAAACTCCATATGGAGCCTAAGGGAACACCTACAGTTATTCAGGGTATGGGTAACGTTGGTTCTCAGACAGCAAGACTCCTTAATGAACTTGGCTTAAAAATCATCGCTGTAAGTGACGTTTCCACAGGTATCTACAAAGAAGACGGTCTTAATATTCCTGAAATTCTTGACTTCCTCTCTGTAAGAGGCACTCTTCTTAAAGATTATAAGGGCGAAGGAATTAAGTTTATCAGCAATAAAGAGCTTCTTGAGCTTGAAACCGTTGTTCTTATTCCTGCTGCTTTGGAAAATCAGATTAACGAAGCTAACGCTAACGACATTAAAGCGAAAATTATTGTTGAAGCTGCCAACGGCCCTGTTGCTGTTTCCGCAGACCCAATTTTAAAAGACAGAGGCATTCTCGTTGTTCCTGATATCCTTGCAAACTCAGGCGGCGTTGTTGTTTCTTATTTCGAATGGGTTCAAAACATTCAGTCTCTTGCATGGGAAGTTGAAAACGTTAATGCAGAGCTTGAAAAGGTTATGGTTAAGGCCTTTGAAGAAGTTTACGCTAAGTCTCTTGAAAAGAACACTACCTTAAGGAACTCCGCTTACATGGTTGCTCTTGAGAGAATCGTAAATGCGAAAAAGGTTAGAGGTATTTTCCCCTAA
- a CDS encoding FIST N-terminal domain-containing protein, whose amino-acid sequence MVKSFNAFTYELDDINKAADELYNQIYNGTELKKNTVGILLSDYDIDKFSLAKKINEKFDFEIIGSTTVGIIDKVKGYDELCICLTVLTSDTCSFHVELSGKIDHKNINREIESCYLRGEKALGKRAKMIFAIPCFKENILIDKYIEALSLASFNIPTFGGMPTGGRGRQGMLFLKGGAYDDRLAILLIAGNINPIFISDYSLLNVGGQKRTITKAKDNVIYALGDMTFIEYIKNIGISLHSSADKEKNMKFIPTPLLIESTRNGEKYQYLRTIIGIDEKTGCGISIGSIEEGAVANVGFLRKSDITASFSTAIDNLIKKIKENEEAYGCTYSTILCISCFSRYFVMSPNYHMEGDLAKEKLRCLGLNFTAFYFFGEISPRNFSGYIRNTYNNGTICLCAF is encoded by the coding sequence ATGGTGAAATCATTTAACGCATTTACATATGAGCTTGACGATATTAATAAAGCGGCAGACGAGCTGTATAATCAAATTTATAATGGCACTGAGCTTAAAAAAAACACCGTCGGTATTTTATTAAGCGATTATGATATTGATAAGTTCTCTCTTGCTAAAAAAATAAATGAAAAGTTTGATTTTGAAATAATCGGAAGCACCACCGTAGGAATCATTGACAAAGTCAAAGGCTATGACGAATTGTGTATTTGTTTGACTGTGCTTACTTCCGACACCTGCTCTTTCCATGTGGAGCTGTCTGGAAAAATAGACCATAAAAATATAAATCGTGAAATTGAAAGCTGCTATTTAAGAGGAGAAAAAGCTCTGGGAAAACGCGCCAAGATGATATTTGCAATTCCCTGCTTTAAAGAAAATATATTAATAGATAAATATATTGAAGCTCTGTCTCTTGCATCCTTTAACATCCCTACTTTCGGGGGAATGCCCACCGGTGGCCGCGGAAGACAGGGAATGCTTTTTCTAAAAGGCGGCGCCTATGACGACAGGCTTGCAATCCTTCTGATTGCAGGCAATATAAATCCTATTTTTATCTCGGATTACAGCCTTTTAAACGTAGGCGGCCAGAAAAGAACCATTACCAAAGCAAAAGATAATGTCATTTATGCTCTGGGAGATATGACATTTATAGAATATATAAAAAATATAGGCATTTCCCTTCATTCTTCAGCGGATAAGGAAAAAAACATGAAATTTATTCCCACCCCTCTTTTAATAGAAAGCACAAGAAACGGTGAAAAATATCAGTATTTGAGAACCATAATAGGCATAGATGAAAAAACAGGATGCGGTATTTCCATTGGCAGCATCGAGGAAGGAGCCGTCGCAAATGTGGGTTTTCTAAGAAAAAGCGATATTACGGCGTCCTTTTCTACTGCTATAGATAATCTTATAAAAAAGATAAAGGAAAATGAAGAAGCGTATGGCTGCACCTATTCTACAATTCTTTGTATATCCTGCTTTTCAAGATATTTTGTTATGTCGCCGAATTATCATATGGAAGGAGATTTGGCTAAAGAAAAGCTTCGATGCCTAGGGCTTAATTTTACGGCATTTTATTTTTTCGGCGAAATATCGCCCCGCAATTTCAGCGGCTACATCAGAAACACATATAATAATGGCACTATTTGCTTATGTGCATTTTAA
- a CDS encoding hybrid sensor histidine kinase/response regulator: protein MEFGLPSHSAGDHGDYEEIKAENVRLKRKISRLERDNRFLAIINENAEKLRVFNEKEKNLQYLYNKLLLENCPSIILLFNESLKFVLGTNVCVPVLNFTDLKELNELPFEQVFSRAFLSSWVSKTLHICEQVFTEEVPVFYQDRIPFLDGGYSIAQITITPVIDEYKKNKGIVFIMNDISELISAKERAEEASMAKSTFLANMSHEIRTPMNAIKGLSELMLMTRLDKTQSDYANNIVNAVNSLLKIINDILDFSKIDANKVEILSVTYDLPSFLRDVTNIIGLQASDKGLDFVTDIDPGLPSVLKGDDVRLRQVLLNILSNAVKYTHKGYVKLSVKGKKEGDSVKLLFEIEDTGIGIRENEVSKLFKAFSQLDLYTNREILGTGLGLAISKQLLSLMNGEISVESQYGKGSIFSIEISQAIINAEPIAEVKNPEGKKVLLVGKGYTHECYKEMLQRVFLTFDCCSGPKNFERLINSGQYTHCIYNYSFASKIIEKHQRKLMNTKLIAVKNFRLASGQPSYPNISTLFEPLLVTELARAINYDDIMKSQGNTLHNGRIGNFSVKNTSALIVDDNEINLMVSGEILRHYGFDVLEVNSGSLAIRACMNARFDIIFMDHMMPSMDGIEAANLIRQIDEYNATIPIIALTANAITGMKSFFLENGLNDFISKPIEISELDKILLKWVDNDNIFFSKEKTAEEEINPPKYLGVIKRIKVFEDMGIRVGDAINNFNGNEVIYLNVLDNFAKYLPSKIKRIQNFWTEEDWGSFVADVHGIKSALANIGAKDMSLIARNLEIAAKEMNIFYVNEHVKSFLDDLNMLNQKLELVMPSYTLSKDKGPEMPEALYIKSLEEIMQAIEDLDNLSAIEKLKTISEQCSSVERQHFIREISDLIELYDYDNAIYLINRVIHEGFEEDLK from the coding sequence ATGGAGTTTGGGCTTCCTTCTCATAGTGCCGGGGATCATGGGGACTATGAGGAGATAAAGGCAGAGAATGTGCGGCTTAAAAGGAAGATATCAAGGCTTGAAAGAGATAACAGATTTTTAGCTATTATAAATGAAAATGCCGAAAAGCTCAGGGTTTTTAACGAGAAAGAAAAAAATCTCCAATATCTCTATAACAAGCTCCTTCTTGAAAATTGCCCCAGCATTATTTTGCTTTTTAATGAAAGTCTTAAATTCGTTTTAGGGACAAATGTATGTGTTCCCGTTCTTAATTTCACAGATTTAAAAGAGCTTAATGAGCTTCCCTTTGAGCAGGTTTTCAGCAGGGCATTTCTTTCATCGTGGGTTTCTAAAACCCTGCATATATGCGAACAGGTTTTCACAGAAGAAGTACCGGTATTTTATCAGGACAGGATCCCTTTTTTAGATGGAGGATATTCTATTGCTCAAATCACCATAACCCCCGTAATCGACGAATATAAAAAGAATAAAGGCATCGTTTTCATCATGAACGATATAAGTGAGCTAATATCCGCAAAGGAAAGAGCGGAGGAAGCTTCCATGGCAAAAAGCACCTTTCTTGCCAATATGAGCCATGAAATACGTACGCCGATGAATGCCATAAAGGGATTAAGCGAGCTTATGCTTATGACAAGGCTTGATAAGACCCAAAGCGACTATGCAAACAATATCGTAAATGCTGTAAACAGCCTTCTTAAAATAATAAACGATATTCTTGATTTTTCAAAAATAGATGCAAATAAAGTAGAAATATTAAGCGTTACATATGATTTGCCGTCTTTTCTGAGAGATGTGACCAATATAATAGGCCTGCAGGCGTCCGATAAGGGGCTTGATTTTGTAACGGATATAGACCCGGGGCTCCCGTCGGTTTTAAAGGGGGATGATGTAAGGCTTAGACAGGTGCTTTTGAATATACTTTCCAATGCCGTTAAATATACCCATAAAGGCTATGTGAAGCTTTCTGTAAAGGGGAAAAAGGAAGGAGACAGTGTAAAGCTCCTTTTTGAAATAGAAGATACGGGCATAGGCATTAGAGAAAATGAAGTAAGTAAGCTTTTTAAAGCCTTCAGCCAGCTGGACCTCTATACCAACAGGGAAATTCTCGGTACGGGTCTTGGCCTTGCCATCAGTAAGCAGCTTCTTAGCCTTATGAACGGAGAAATATCTGTTGAAAGCCAATACGGCAAAGGCAGCATATTCAGTATTGAAATAAGCCAGGCCATAATAAATGCAGAGCCTATTGCAGAGGTTAAAAATCCTGAAGGCAAGAAAGTTCTTCTCGTGGGAAAAGGCTATACCCATGAATGCTATAAGGAAATGCTCCAAAGGGTATTTCTGACCTTTGACTGCTGCAGCGGCCCTAAAAATTTTGAAAGGCTTATAAATAGCGGCCAATATACCCATTGTATTTATAACTATTCTTTCGCTTCAAAAATAATTGAGAAGCATCAAAGAAAGCTTATGAATACAAAGCTAATAGCCGTAAAGAATTTCAGGCTTGCATCGGGGCAGCCGTCCTACCCCAATATAAGTACTTTATTCGAGCCTTTACTTGTAACAGAGCTTGCAAGAGCAATTAATTATGATGATATTATGAAATCGCAGGGGAATACATTGCATAACGGTAGAATAGGTAATTTTTCAGTGAAAAACACGTCTGCGCTTATTGTAGACGATAATGAAATAAATCTAATGGTCAGCGGAGAGATTCTCCGCCATTACGGATTTGACGTATTGGAGGTAAACAGCGGAAGCCTTGCGATTCGGGCTTGTATGAATGCAAGATTTGATATTATATTTATGGACCATATGATGCCTTCCATGGACGGAATCGAAGCCGCCAATCTCATACGCCAGATAGACGAATATAACGCCACCATCCCTATTATTGCTCTTACGGCAAATGCCATAACGGGAATGAAAAGCTTTTTTCTGGAAAACGGCTTAAATGATTTTATAAGTAAACCTATAGAAATATCGGAGCTTGATAAAATTCTGCTTAAATGGGTCGATAATGACAATATTTTCTTCAGTAAAGAAAAAACAGCAGAAGAAGAAATAAATCCCCCTAAATATCTTGGTGTTATAAAAAGAATAAAGGTTTTTGAAGACATGGGCATAAGAGTAGGAGACGCCATTAATAATTTTAACGGAAACGAAGTTATTTACCTGAATGTGCTTGATAATTTTGCCAAATACCTTCCTTCAAAAATAAAGAGAATTCAGAATTTTTGGACAGAGGAAGACTGGGGAAGCTTTGTGGCAGACGTCCACGGAATCAAAAGCGCCCTTGCCAACATAGGCGCAAAGGACATGTCTTTAATTGCCAGAAATCTTGAGATTGCTGCAAAGGAAATGAATATTTTCTATGTGAACGAGCACGTTAAGAGCTTTCTTGACGATTTGAATATGCTCAATCAGAAGCTGGAGCTTGTGATGCCAAGCTATACCCTTTCTAAGGATAAGGGTCCTGAAATGCCGGAGGCCCTTTATATAAAAAGCCTTGAAGAGATTATGCAAGCCATAGAAGACCTCGATAATTTATCGGCGATTGAAAAGCTCAAAACTATTTCAGAGCAGTGTTCTTCCGTCGAAAGACAGCACTTCATAAGAGAAATCAGTGATTTAATAGAATTATATGATTATGACAACGCAATTTATTTAATAAACAGAGTAATTCATGAAGGATTTGAAGAGGATTTAAAATAA
- a CDS encoding MFS transporter produces MNRKKRMTLFFAVYTLFSLGANFAHPVTPTIFNTLGLKSYMFGMALASMLTSNFLFSPFWGKINDFFSSRTSLLIGCAGYAVGQILFGLSQTEAHFIAARMFTGIFTGGAFVSVLTYIVNTSQTELERGRGLAISATIQSLGGAFGYFIGGFLGEIDTYLPVWVQVATLSLSGILFFIIMENDARVSIKEISIKSIANEANPFAAFIASRKFMNIMLFVLFIVCVLQNVGFTAFDQTFNYYIKDQLNFTSGVNGAIKGIMGIITLAVNSTVTLWLLNKSDIRKSVIYIFIIIAVNMAGVILIGATIPFMALNIILFGLNAITVPLLQNIVADHANGDIPNRNLIMGFYNSMKSLGGIIGAVFAGLLYSIGPKLPFVGGFVSVVIALALASMYYARYKKDPIPEE; encoded by the coding sequence ATGAACAGAAAGAAAAGAATGACTTTATTTTTTGCGGTATATACGCTTTTTAGCCTTGGGGCTAATTTTGCGCATCCTGTTACGCCTACGATTTTTAACACTTTAGGCCTTAAAAGCTATATGTTTGGAATGGCTTTAGCTTCAATGCTTACCTCTAATTTTCTTTTTTCTCCTTTCTGGGGAAAGATTAATGATTTTTTTTCCAGCCGGACCAGTCTTTTAATTGGCTGCGCAGGATATGCCGTAGGGCAGATTCTTTTTGGCCTGTCCCAGACAGAAGCCCATTTTATTGCTGCAAGAATGTTTACAGGCATTTTTACAGGGGGCGCATTTGTAAGCGTGCTTACATACATTGTCAATACCTCCCAAACAGAGCTTGAAAGGGGCCGGGGTCTTGCCATTTCTGCTACGATACAGTCTCTTGGCGGTGCCTTCGGATATTTTATCGGAGGCTTTCTCGGCGAGATTGATACTTATCTTCCTGTATGGGTACAGGTAGCAACGCTTTCTTTAAGCGGCATTTTATTTTTTATCATTATGGAAAATGACGCCAGGGTTTCCATAAAAGAAATAAGCATTAAGTCCATTGCCAATGAAGCAAACCCTTTTGCGGCCTTTATCGCCAGCAGAAAATTTATGAATATTATGCTCTTTGTCCTTTTTATAGTCTGTGTGCTTCAAAATGTCGGCTTTACGGCCTTCGACCAGACATTTAATTATTATATAAAAGACCAGCTTAATTTCACATCAGGGGTAAACGGCGCTATAAAAGGTATTATGGGAATCATCACTTTAGCGGTTAACTCTACTGTGACACTATGGCTTCTTAATAAATCCGACATTAGAAAATCGGTTATATACATATTTATAATTATTGCCGTAAATATGGCTGGGGTCATCTTAATAGGTGCTACAATACCCTTTATGGCACTTAATATTATTTTATTCGGATTAAACGCAATCACCGTTCCTCTTTTGCAAAACATTGTAGCCGACCATGCAAATGGGGATATCCCCAATCGAAATCTTATAATGGGCTTTTATAATTCTATGAAATCTCTTGGCGGTATTATAGGGGCGGTATTTGCAGGGCTTCTTTATTCCATAGGGCCTAAGCTCCCCTTTGTAGGCGGCTTTGTATCCGTAGTAATAGCGCTGGCGCTTGCGTCAATGTATTATGCAAGATATAAGAAAGACCCCATTCCGGAAGAATAA
- a CDS encoding endosialidase, which produces MAVINEIIKSVDGESLSFGDYLADGKKKFNDFELGGNLYNVRTHKLVTRLEKNGGLLIETVPGSTVHNLKEKNDCISFDIEGIENTQITMELEGEKEYKIIVDNVNVGSTKSSKSGKINFSVELCENPQCVKIEKIS; this is translated from the coding sequence ATGGCTGTTATAAACGAAATCATTAAATCCGTAGACGGTGAAAGTCTTAGCTTCGGTGATTATCTTGCGGATGGAAAGAAAAAGTTTAATGATTTTGAGCTAGGCGGTAATTTATATAACGTAAGAACCCATAAACTTGTGACAAGACTTGAAAAAAACGGAGGCCTTCTGATAGAAACGGTCCCAGGATCAACTGTTCACAATCTCAAAGAAAAAAACGATTGTATATCCTTCGACATAGAGGGTATTGAAAACACTCAGATTACTATGGAGCTTGAAGGGGAAAAGGAATATAAAATCATTGTTGATAATGTAAACGTTGGAAGCACAAAAAGCAGCAAATCAGGAAAAATTAATTTCTCTGTAGAGCTTTGTGAAAATCCTCAATGTGTAAAAATAGAGAAAATAAGCTAG